In Vanacampus margaritifer isolate UIUO_Vmar chromosome 9, RoL_Vmar_1.0, whole genome shotgun sequence, the following proteins share a genomic window:
- the LOC144058129 gene encoding protein NDRG1-like, whose product MVLEENECDSVFEPHITEEHVDTQYGNVHCIMTGTPRANRPVILTYHDVGLNHKSCFETLFAHEDMQEILGHFPVCHVEAPGQHEAAKTFPTSYSYPTIDQLSEALPAVLKHFGLRSVIGLGVGAGACILANFALNHPDLVDGLVLININPNAEGLIDTVASKITEWTHSLPDTIITHLFGKEEIQFNHDLIATYRHHISTTMNQYNVGQFFRAYNSRSALVVERPVTGGNVNVRTLKCSTLLLVGDNSPFVEVVVDCNSKLNPTKTTLLKMADCGGLPQVAQPAKVIEAFKYFIQGLGYLSSASMTRLRSRTTSSSSVSSLENSRGRAQEKRGRSHTDVSIESISNNNMDRITSKSTHEVAC is encoded by the exons ATGGTTTTGGAAGAGAATGAGTGCGACTCTGTCTTTGAGCCTCACATCACT gaGGAGCATGTTGACACTCAGTATGGGAACGTCCACTGCATCATGACAGGGACGCCCAGGGCAAATCGTCCGGTCATTCTGACGTATCATGACGTTGGACTGAACC ACAAGTCATGTTTTGAGACTCTGTTTGCGCATGAGGACATGCAAGAAATCCTGGGACATTTTCCTGTTTGTCACGTTGAAGCCCCAGGACAACACGAAGCAGCCAAAACTTTCCCTACATC GTATTCCTATCCGACCATAGACCAACTGTCTGAAGCGCTGCCTGCTGTGCTCAAACACTTTGG GTTGCGCAGTGTGATTGGACTGGGAGTCGGAGCAGGTGCCTGCATTTTGGCCAATTTTGCT CTGAATCACCCTGATCTGGTGGACGGATTGGTTCTGATCAACATCAACCCTAATGCTGAAGGATTAATAGATACCGTCGCAAGCAAG ATTACCGAATGGACTCACTCTCTCCCTGACACAATTATCACACACTTATTCGGAAAG GAAGAGATCCAGTTCAACCATGACCTCATAGCTACATACCGCCACCACATCAGCACAACCATGAACCAGTACAACGTGGGCCAGTTCTTCCGCGCTTACAATAGTCGCAGTGCTCTTGTGGTGGAGAGGCCTGTTACTGGTGGAAATGTCAATGTCAGGACTCTCAA ATGCTCCACGTTGCTGCTTGTCGGAGACAACTCTCCATTTGTGGAGGTTGTGGTTGACTGCAACTCGAAGCTTAACCCAACAAAGACCACACTGCTTAAG ATGGCGGACTGTGGAGGACTTCCTCAAGTGGCTCAG CCAGCCAAAGTGATCGAAGCCTTCAAATATTTCATCCAAGGCCTTGGATACT TATCCAGTGCCAGTATGACCAGACTTCGGTCACGGACGACCTCTAGCTCAAGCGTCTCGTCCCTGGAGAACTCTCGGGGCCGTGCGCAAGAGAAGCGAGGACGCTCCCATACTGATGTCTCCATAGAGAGCATCTCCAACAACAACATGGACCGCATCACTTCAAAGTCCACACATGAAGTGGCATGCTAG